A region from the Syntrophorhabdaceae bacterium genome encodes:
- the cbiD gene encoding cobalt-precorrin-5B (C(1))-methyltransferase CbiD, giving the protein MASSGKKLRTGFTTGACAAAAAKAAVMLLFGRKPNFSDGAEVEIPLPSGDRVRFLARCLTITKGPSGPAASATIIKDGGDDPDVTNEAAIVATATMREGVENIFIRGGEGVGRVTKPGLSVAVGEAAITPVPRKMIRDAVMEAREEFFGSDNKGAIEITISVPEGESLARKTLNGRLGIIGGISILGTTGIVKPLSAGAWTATISTSMDVAKAAGCTEIVLSVGRISEKAHMKKYAYPEEAYVMMGDYLAFSLGKAREHGFRRIHISAQWAKMLKISMATPETHVRHGAIDPQKGADHLRRMGIPVPGGRMFNTARELYTELAALPGFPFPGFASVCMGVKEYAEEMAKGIPVIAHLVSYEGEIIGDSEESIYSRHRA; this is encoded by the coding sequence ATGGCATCGAGTGGTAAGAAACTGAGGACGGGGTTTACCACAGGCGCCTGCGCAGCCGCGGCAGCCAAGGCAGCGGTCATGCTCCTTTTCGGCAGGAAACCCAATTTTTCGGACGGGGCGGAAGTGGAGATCCCACTACCATCGGGCGATAGAGTACGGTTTCTCGCGCGATGCCTTACTATTACAAAAGGTCCTTCAGGCCCGGCTGCCTCGGCAACGATAATCAAGGATGGCGGAGACGACCCTGATGTAACCAATGAAGCTGCCATCGTTGCCACAGCTACCATGCGCGAAGGCGTGGAGAATATTTTTATCAGGGGCGGAGAGGGTGTGGGAAGGGTCACCAAACCCGGACTCTCGGTAGCGGTGGGGGAAGCAGCCATAACGCCCGTGCCGAGAAAAATGATCCGTGACGCCGTGATGGAGGCAAGGGAGGAATTTTTTGGATCCGACAATAAGGGGGCGATAGAAATCACGATCTCCGTGCCCGAAGGAGAGTCCCTGGCCCGGAAGACATTGAACGGAAGGCTCGGCATCATAGGCGGCATCTCCATACTCGGCACGACCGGCATCGTGAAGCCCCTGTCCGCGGGGGCATGGACCGCGACGATCTCCACGTCCATGGATGTGGCTAAGGCGGCAGGGTGCACGGAGATCGTCCTTTCCGTGGGAAGGATTTCGGAGAAGGCCCACATGAAGAAGTATGCTTATCCGGAGGAGGCATATGTGATGATGGGCGATTACCTGGCCTTCTCCCTTGGCAAGGCCCGGGAGCACGGCTTCAGAAGGATCCATATCAGCGCCCAGTGGGCGAAGATGCTGAAAATATCCATGGCTACCCCGGAAACCCATGTGCGTCACGGCGCCATCGATCCCCAGAAGGGGGCGGATCATTTGAGAAGGATGGGCATCCCCGTTCCAGGGGGCCGTATGTTCAATACGGCGAGAGAGCTTTATACGGAGCTGGCCGCGCTCCCCGGTTTTCCCTTCCCTGGTTTCGCATCGGTATGTATGGGGGTGAAGGAATATGCTGAGGAGATGGCGAAGGGGATTCCCGTTATTGCCCATCTCGTATCTTATGAAGGAGAGATTATAGGTGACAGCGAAGAAAGTATATATAGTAGGCATCGGGCATAA
- a CDS encoding cobyrinate a,c-diamide synthase produces the protein MRGIVIGGTHSGCGKTTVTLGVLAALKARGIRVQSFKAGPDYIDTGLHGVITGRPSRNLDLWMCGESYVKECLETYSFDADFVVVEGVMGLFDGDFSTASLAAELGLPVALVIDGYGMAETSAAFARGFKEHAAEKGVAIKGIIFNRVASPEHFRRLAAATPQIPVWGYLPRDLEFEIPHRHLGLAVAEENPMKAGQIDRLGEVVERFIDLDALLESEVTADFGRIEQPGVESLQERDSCCIAVAYDRAFNFYYEDNLDLLKRAGAEIVRFSPLTDRAIPDGADALYIGGGYPEVHAAELSRNRAMRKAVKDWAMAGRPIYAECGGLMYLSEGIYDFEGDFHEMAGIFPFKTRMKSGRSRLGYRRVAFIEDCIIGRKGETARGHEFHYSEIVDEGAAPGFLKVYSVENASGEPAASGGEGFICLNTLASYIHLHFGSNPRIAEVFIENARKRGR, from the coding sequence ATGCGCGGCATAGTGATAGGGGGAACCCACAGCGGCTGCGGCAAAACCACCGTGACCCTCGGGGTCCTCGCTGCCTTAAAAGCAAGAGGTATCAGGGTGCAGTCCTTCAAGGCAGGCCCCGACTATATCGATACAGGGCTCCACGGCGTGATCACCGGCAGGCCGTCACGGAACCTGGACCTCTGGATGTGCGGGGAATCGTACGTGAAGGAATGCCTGGAAACCTACTCCTTCGATGCGGATTTCGTGGTGGTGGAAGGAGTGATGGGCCTTTTTGACGGCGACTTCAGCACCGCTTCCCTTGCAGCAGAGCTGGGCCTGCCCGTGGCGCTCGTGATTGACGGATACGGCATGGCCGAAACATCGGCTGCTTTCGCGAGAGGTTTTAAGGAGCACGCAGCAGAAAAAGGGGTCGCAATCAAGGGGATCATCTTTAACAGGGTAGCCTCCCCGGAGCATTTTCGCCGCCTTGCCGCGGCAACCCCTCAAATCCCGGTCTGGGGTTATCTGCCCCGGGACCTCGAGTTTGAGATTCCCCACAGGCATCTCGGTTTGGCGGTAGCTGAAGAGAACCCGATGAAGGCCGGGCAGATCGACAGGCTCGGGGAAGTAGTGGAGCGCTTCATCGATCTCGATGCCCTTCTTGAATCGGAGGTGACCGCGGATTTCGGCCGAATAGAGCAGCCGGGCGTGGAGTCCCTTCAGGAGCGCGATTCCTGCTGCATTGCCGTTGCCTATGACAGGGCCTTCAACTTCTATTATGAGGATAACCTCGACCTCTTGAAGCGCGCGGGGGCGGAGATCGTGCGATTCAGCCCCCTTACGGACAGGGCGATACCGGACGGGGCTGACGCCCTCTACATAGGAGGGGGATATCCCGAGGTCCACGCGGCGGAGCTGAGCCGGAATCGCGCCATGAGAAAAGCGGTGAAGGATTGGGCAATGGCGGGTAGACCTATCTACGCAGAGTGCGGCGGGCTCATGTACCTCTCGGAAGGCATCTATGATTTCGAGGGGGACTTTCATGAGATGGCAGGGATATTTCCCTTTAAGACCAGGATGAAAAGCGGGCGGTCGCGGCTCGGGTACCGCAGGGTCGCATTCATTGAAGATTGTATAATAGGCAGGAAAGGGGAAACAGCCCGGGGTCACGAGTTCCATTACTCCGAGATTGTGGACGAGGGGGCGGCTCCCGGCTTCCTGAAGGTCTATTCCGTGGAGAACGCCTCAGGAGAACCGGCGGCTTCCGGAGGCGAAGGGTTCATCTGCCTCAATACCCTGGCAAGCTACATCCATCTCCATTTCGGCAGTAATCCCCGTATAGCGGAAGTTTTTATCGAGAATGCAAGAAAGAGAGGCCGGTAA
- the cbiQ gene encoding cobalt ECF transporter T component CbiQ codes for MTAILSEMPGRDHILKRVDGRLKILLAAAILVLVVASKGFLLPLSLVTAMIIMCIYLRIPARTWSLRFSEPLALVLVLILIKLFFSGQEPLFYLSLGGMKITGYKDGLLDGLAMAARIGGALSVVSILSFTTPFTHIISALSWLKIPKGIIETLMFAYRYIFLLSDEAIVIYCAQKNRLGYSNLRRGLSSFGMLAGSLTLKALEHSQMTASAMTRRGYDGNLPMMRHRPFRAREVFGSALFLTAVVFLWAI; via the coding sequence GTGACGGCCATATTATCGGAGATGCCGGGACGGGACCACATCCTTAAGCGAGTGGACGGAAGGCTGAAAATCCTGCTGGCAGCTGCGATCCTCGTGCTTGTCGTGGCTTCCAAAGGGTTCCTTCTCCCCCTTTCTCTCGTAACAGCCATGATCATCATGTGCATATACTTAAGAATACCCGCAAGAACGTGGTCTCTCAGGTTCTCGGAACCTCTTGCCCTGGTTCTGGTTCTGATTCTTATCAAGCTCTTTTTTTCCGGTCAAGAGCCCCTTTTTTACCTGTCCCTTGGGGGGATGAAGATAACGGGATATAAAGACGGGCTCCTCGACGGCCTTGCCATGGCCGCGCGGATCGGCGGCGCCCTATCGGTCGTCTCGATCCTCAGTTTCACCACGCCTTTCACCCATATCATCTCCGCCCTTTCATGGCTCAAGATCCCAAAAGGTATTATCGAAACGCTCATGTTCGCCTACAGGTACATATTCCTGCTCTCCGATGAGGCCATAGTCATCTACTGCGCCCAGAAGAACAGGCTCGGCTATTCGAATCTAAGGAGGGGCTTGAGCTCCTTCGGCATGCTCGCCGGATCCCTTACCCTCAAAGCCCTGGAGCATAGCCAGATGACGGCTTCGGCAATGACCCGGAGGGGATATGACGGCAACCTTCCTATGATGAGGCACAGACCCTTCAGGGCACGGGAAGTCTTTGGGTCGGCCCTTTTTCTTACGGCAGTGGTGTTTTTATGGGCGATATGA
- the cobO gene encoding cob(I)yrinic acid a,c-diamide adenosyltransferase → MKKGYIQVYTGEGKGKTTAALGLALRAAGAGMRICIIQFVKSRRCAEHRIIEERLSDLITIRKFGAGLIGEGGPTGADKEGANKALREARTVLESDGYDVVILDEVNVAVHYGLVSLSDLLDLMEKKPENVELIITGRYAAKEVMTRADLVTEMKEVTHYWKKGVKARHGIEW, encoded by the coding sequence ATGAAAAAAGGGTACATTCAGGTATATACAGGCGAGGGAAAAGGCAAGACCACCGCGGCCCTCGGTCTTGCCCTGAGAGCCGCGGGGGCGGGCATGAGAATCTGCATAATCCAGTTCGTAAAATCCCGAAGGTGCGCCGAGCACCGGATCATAGAGGAACGCCTGAGCGACCTCATTACCATAAGAAAATTCGGAGCGGGACTGATCGGAGAAGGGGGACCCACGGGCGCTGATAAGGAGGGGGCGAACAAAGCGCTCCGCGAGGCACGAACGGTCCTGGAATCGGATGGGTATGACGTGGTCATATTGGATGAGGTGAACGTGGCGGTCCACTATGGCCTTGTGAGCCTATCCGATCTCCTCGACCTGATGGAGAAAAAACCCGAGAATGTCGAGCTCATCATCACGGGGAGATATGCCGCTAAAGAAGTCATGACGAGGGCCGACCTGGTAACGGAAATGAAAGAGGTCACCCATTATTGGAAAAAGGGCGTGAAAGCGAGACATGGCATCGAGTGGTAA
- a CDS encoding precorrin-8X methylmutase yields the protein MENILIIGHGSPKQDANNVDALGIALHSAIHPACTSECVKIAYLQYGKPGIMESIAECVKGGASKITVHPFFLSAGMHVTKDIPAKIAEARNLYPHVEFVYTDPLGPHQKLVEIVIERLGTSAIGKPADIEKRSFEIISGEFDLSRFPSDQAPVVRRVIHATADLEFGDTLRFSPDAIKAGIEAIKAGMDIVTDVEMVRAGISRKLLEPWGGAVRCAINDEEVAATSAHTGHTRAALSIERGLAGNVGIVAIGNAPTALLKTIEVLTNGTGRTFTPLVVGVPVGFVKALESKTLLAAQSLPYITNLGRKGGTPVAVAIVNALLKMASEAV from the coding sequence ATGGAAAATATATTGATAATAGGACATGGCAGCCCGAAGCAGGATGCCAATAATGTAGATGCCCTTGGAATTGCCCTTCACAGCGCCATACATCCCGCATGCACCTCGGAGTGTGTCAAGATCGCATACCTCCAGTATGGCAAGCCGGGCATCATGGAGTCGATCGCGGAATGCGTGAAGGGCGGGGCTTCGAAGATCACGGTCCATCCCTTCTTCCTGAGCGCGGGCATGCATGTGACCAAGGATATACCCGCGAAGATCGCGGAAGCACGTAATCTCTATCCCCACGTGGAATTCGTCTATACCGACCCCCTGGGGCCTCACCAGAAACTCGTGGAGATCGTGATCGAGAGACTCGGCACGAGCGCGATCGGCAAGCCGGCAGACATCGAGAAGAGAAGTTTCGAGATAATTTCGGGGGAATTCGACTTAAGCAGGTTCCCTTCCGACCAGGCGCCTGTAGTCAGAAGGGTGATCCATGCGACGGCAGACCTGGAGTTCGGCGATACCCTGCGCTTCAGTCCGGACGCAATAAAGGCGGGTATTGAAGCCATAAAGGCGGGAATGGATATCGTCACCGACGTTGAGATGGTACGGGCGGGCATCAGCAGGAAACTTCTCGAGCCGTGGGGCGGGGCCGTAAGATGCGCCATTAATGATGAGGAGGTGGCGGCGACTTCGGCCCATACCGGGCATACCCGTGCAGCCCTTTCTATCGAGCGCGGTCTCGCGGGAAATGTGGGGATCGTGGCAATAGGAAATGCGCCCACGGCCCTTTTAAAGACGATCGAAGTGCTGACGAACGGGACGGGCAGGACCTTCACTCCCCTCGTGGTGGGCGTTCCCGTGGGTTTCGTGAAAGCCCTCGAATCAAAGACCTTGCTCGCTGCCCAGTCTTTGCCGTACATCACGAACCTGGGCAGGAAAGGCGGGACGCCGGTGGCAGTAGCGATCGTGAATGCACTCCTGAAGATGGCTTCGGAGGCAGTGTGA
- a CDS encoding ATP-binding cassette domain-containing protein encodes MGDMIRLALKIDFFQYPDGTRAMGEISLDVKEGEFCGILGSNGSGKTTLLKLMDGLLKTHAGAVRLDGEDIRKLTPRDIYRKVGLIFQNPDEQLFAATVFEDVAFGPLNMGLEEKEVARRVKEALIAVEMEPYGEKSIHHLSYGQKKRVCIAGLLAMGHEILLLDEPTAGLDPMGEYKMMTLLKKLNDEEKVTIVMATHSVDLVPLFLDSLHILSKGAIVRGGRPEDVFGAPEEMEEVKLRLPQIAELIYRLKHEDKIPFDTVPLTIGEARREILRMVSLFDRPPPDKEKTGI; translated from the coding sequence ATGGGCGATATGATCAGACTCGCTTTAAAGATAGACTTCTTTCAGTACCCTGACGGCACGAGGGCTATGGGAGAGATTAGCCTCGACGTGAAGGAGGGTGAATTCTGCGGTATTCTGGGATCGAACGGATCGGGGAAAACAACGCTCCTGAAACTGATGGACGGCCTCCTTAAAACTCACGCGGGAGCGGTCCGTCTCGACGGGGAGGATATACGGAAACTGACTCCCAGGGATATCTACCGGAAAGTGGGGCTCATATTTCAGAATCCCGATGAGCAGCTCTTTGCCGCCACGGTATTCGAGGACGTTGCCTTCGGTCCCCTGAACATGGGGCTTGAAGAGAAGGAAGTAGCGAGGAGGGTGAAGGAGGCGCTTATTGCCGTCGAAATGGAGCCTTACGGGGAGAAATCGATTCACCACCTGAGCTACGGACAAAAGAAGAGGGTCTGTATTGCGGGGCTTCTTGCAATGGGACACGAGATTCTCCTCCTTGACGAACCTACCGCGGGACTCGACCCCATGGGCGAGTACAAGATGATGACCCTCCTCAAGAAACTAAACGACGAAGAGAAGGTGACCATTGTGATGGCTACCCATAGCGTAGACCTTGTGCCCCTTTTTCTCGATTCTCTTCATATTCTCAGTAAGGGGGCCATCGTCAGGGGAGGAAGGCCCGAGGATGTATTCGGTGCCCCTGAGGAGATGGAGGAGGTAAAGCTCCGCCTTCCTCAAATAGCGGAACTTATCTATCGTCTGAAGCATGAAGATAAAATACCCTTCGATACGGTCCCTCTTACCATCGGCGAGGCACGAAGGGAGATCCTGAGGATGGTGAGTCTCTTTGACCGTCCGCCCCCTGACAAGGAAAAGACGGGTATATGA
- a CDS encoding energy-coupling factor ABC transporter permease — MRKALLFVFGFYFLLVPDVHAMHVSEGILPWHWAIFWYALSAPFIALGLYKLKAAAGGDMAFKPLVGLVTALVFIISSMPVPVPVVGSTSHPCGTAMSAILLGPSISVIVAACALLIQALFLSHGGVSTLGANIFSMGVMGSFTGYLAFRLLRAARVNMVACAFAAGLCADWATYFTTSVELASGIRGDGPFLPLLLKIAAAFVPTQVPLGILEGAITAGMISLLLRRRPDLLVKMHILKQEEAAR; from the coding sequence GTGAGAAAGGCCTTACTCTTTGTTTTTGGCTTCTATTTTTTACTCGTGCCCGATGTCCATGCCATGCATGTTTCGGAAGGCATACTCCCGTGGCACTGGGCTATATTCTGGTATGCCCTTTCTGCGCCCTTTATCGCCCTTGGGCTTTACAAACTCAAAGCAGCTGCAGGGGGAGATATGGCTTTCAAGCCCCTTGTGGGGCTCGTGACCGCCCTGGTATTCATTATCTCAAGCATGCCTGTTCCGGTGCCTGTCGTAGGCTCCACCTCCCATCCATGCGGCACGGCCATGTCGGCTATTCTTCTGGGACCTTCCATAAGCGTGATCGTCGCCGCATGCGCTCTTCTTATCCAGGCCCTCTTTCTCTCTCACGGCGGCGTGAGCACCCTGGGGGCAAATATTTTCTCCATGGGAGTTATGGGCTCCTTTACAGGTTATCTGGCTTTCAGGCTCCTGAGGGCGGCAAGGGTCAATATGGTCGCCTGCGCCTTTGCGGCGGGTCTTTGCGCAGATTGGGCGACCTATTTCACCACCTCGGTCGAGCTTGCATCGGGCATAAGGGGAGATGGACCGTTTCTTCCGCTTCTCCTCAAAATCGCGGCGGCCTTTGTGCCTACCCAGGTTCCACTGGGCATATTGGAGGGCGCCATTACAGCCGGCATGATATCGCTGCTCTTGAGAAGAAGACCGGACCTGCTGGTGAAGATGCATATCCTGAAGCAGGAAGAGGCCGCGCGATGA
- the cobD gene encoding threonine-phosphate decarboxylase CobD: MGENHGGNIYRCARSYGLKEEEILDFSASINPLGLPASARSAMIGEMGRLVHYPDPDTRELCLKISEQTGIGEDRIICGNGSTELIYLIARALKPRRVLIPDPTFSEYRRACEMDRSVHIVSYETDRGRSFDVSPDEFLRAMDGSEGFQSQCDMAFLCNPNNPTGRLIPRTEMLRLAEGAKRSRSILIVDEAFIDFCPDATIIDEVERNPYLVVLRSLTKFYALSGLRIGYAAVLPDLAKKLRDAKEPWTVNTLAQKAAVAALDDLEYRRETFRVIEGEKKILEEGFRRLGIFYLLSAANFYLLKMEKGAEVRAALARKGILVRDCSNFAGLDGTYMRVAVKSRDHNLRLLEEMAKCAA; encoded by the coding sequence ATGGGAGAGAACCACGGCGGCAATATTTACCGATGTGCCCGGTCGTATGGCCTGAAAGAGGAGGAGATCCTGGATTTCAGTGCCTCCATAAACCCTCTCGGTCTTCCGGCAAGCGCCCGTTCAGCCATGATCGGGGAGATGGGGCGGCTCGTCCATTATCCCGATCCCGATACCCGGGAGCTTTGCCTCAAAATCAGCGAACAGACCGGTATAGGCGAGGACCGCATTATATGCGGCAATGGGAGTACCGAGCTTATCTACCTGATCGCAAGGGCATTGAAGCCTCGAAGAGTCCTTATCCCTGACCCCACTTTTTCCGAATACCGGAGGGCATGCGAGATGGACCGGAGCGTCCATATTGTCTCATATGAGACAGATAGAGGAAGGTCCTTCGACGTGAGCCCCGATGAATTCCTTCGGGCGATGGATGGAAGTGAAGGTTTTCAGTCCCAATGTGATATGGCATTTCTCTGTAACCCCAATAACCCCACCGGCAGGCTGATTCCAAGGACGGAGATGCTAAGGCTCGCCGAAGGGGCAAAACGTAGCCGATCCATCCTCATAGTGGACGAGGCCTTTATCGATTTTTGTCCCGACGCGACGATCATCGACGAGGTGGAGCGTAACCCTTATCTCGTGGTGCTCCGGTCCCTCACAAAATTTTACGCCCTCTCGGGGCTTCGCATCGGGTACGCAGCCGTGCTTCCGGACCTTGCGAAGAAGCTCCGGGACGCTAAGGAGCCGTGGACGGTGAACACCCTTGCCCAGAAGGCAGCTGTCGCGGCCCTCGATGACCTCGAATACAGGAGGGAGACCTTCAGGGTAATCGAGGGAGAGAAGAAGATTCTTGAAGAGGGGTTCCGGCGTCTCGGAATATTTTATCTCCTCTCGGCCGCAAATTTTTATCTCCTGAAAATGGAGAAGGGGGCTGAGGTAAGAGCGGCCCTCGCCCGGAAAGGGATACTGGTAAGGGACTGCTCCAACTTCGCCGGTCTTGACGGCACCTACATGCGGGTCGCGGTAAAATCCAGGGATCATAACCTGCGGCTCCTCGAGGAGATGGCGAAATGCGCGGCATAG